Proteins encoded within one genomic window of Cyanobacterium sp. T60_A2020_053:
- the urtC gene encoding urea ABC transporter permease subunit UrtC: MVRLTPPIKEKMNKRSFWLKLGITAVIILIFAVVFPFVLSPFRLRLMGRFLALAITALGIDLIWGYTGLLSLGHGIFFSLGGYAFAMYLNLQLPEGQLPSFFTLYGVKELPWAWQPFNSFPFTLVALVVIPGIVAGLLGYLVFRNRIKGVYFSILTQAALIVFFNFFNGQQQLINGTNGLKTDTEKIFGVLVGSTSAQIAFYEITIVMLILVYFLCRWLTQGRFGRLLVAIRDDEMRVRFSGYNPTGFKVLVFALSGALAGLSGALYTVQTGIITPTSMDVAFSIEMVIWVAVGGRGTLIGAILGTVLVRYGESLLSESFPEIWLFFQGALFLIVVTVLPSGIVGWWQEWAWLKIRSLLGLQPALVTYPALEVDGENE; the protein is encoded by the coding sequence ATGGTACGGCTAACTCCACCAATCAAAGAAAAAATGAATAAACGCAGTTTTTGGCTCAAGTTGGGTATCACTGCTGTAATCATCCTCATTTTCGCCGTTGTATTTCCCTTTGTTTTGTCTCCCTTTCGTTTGAGGTTAATGGGCAGATTTTTGGCTTTGGCTATTACAGCGTTAGGCATTGATTTAATTTGGGGTTATACAGGCTTATTAAGTTTAGGTCATGGTATCTTTTTCAGTCTTGGCGGTTATGCTTTTGCCATGTATCTCAATTTGCAATTACCAGAAGGTCAATTACCCTCTTTTTTCACTCTCTACGGTGTTAAAGAATTACCTTGGGCATGGCAACCTTTCAACAGTTTTCCTTTTACTTTAGTAGCTTTAGTGGTAATTCCCGGTATTGTGGCAGGATTGTTGGGATATTTAGTTTTTCGTAATCGTATTAAGGGCGTTTATTTTTCAATTTTGACTCAGGCAGCTTTAATCGTCTTTTTTAACTTTTTCAATGGACAACAGCAGTTAATCAATGGTACAAACGGTTTAAAGACTGATACAGAGAAGATTTTTGGGGTGTTAGTCGGCTCTACATCCGCTCAAATCGCTTTTTATGAAATTACCATTGTCATGCTGATTTTGGTTTATTTTCTCTGTCGTTGGTTGACTCAAGGCAGATTCGGGCGCTTACTGGTGGCTATTCGTGATGATGAAATGAGGGTGCGTTTTTCAGGTTACAATCCCACTGGTTTTAAGGTGTTGGTTTTTGCACTATCAGGGGCGCTGGCTGGGTTGTCAGGGGCGCTTTATACTGTACAAACGGGCATTATTACCCCTACCAGCATGGATGTAGCTTTTTCTATCGAAATGGTGATTTGGGTGGCTGTAGGTGGTAGAGGTACCCTTATTGGTGCGATTTTGGGTACTGTTTTGGTACGTTATGGGGAAAGTCTTTTGAGTGAGAGTTTTCCTGAGATTTGGTTATTTTTTCAAGGGGCGCTATTTTTAATTGTGGTAACTGTTTTACCTAGTGGTATTGTGGGTTGGTGGCAGGAATGGGCTTGGTTAAAAATTCGCTCTCTGTTAGGTTTACAACCAGCATTAGTTACTTATCCTGCTTTGGAAGTTGATGGAGAAAATGAATAA